GGGGGCTTGATAGCTTCGGGATGCGTCTGAACGAGGTGTTTCGGGTTGAGGAGAGGCGGCGGGTGAGGACGAATAGGATGGGCGTGGCGGATAGGATGATCGAGGTGCATGGGGACGGTGATGGGTTCCCGCATCGCGATGATGGGAACGATAGGGAGAAGCAGGACTATTGCGCCGAGCTTGGGTACGGGAATGGTGCAGCTTAAGGCGATCGCGCGCATGGTTGATCTCTTGAAGCTTCGCGTGGGCCTCTGCTTGTTTTTCAGGATCATCCTTGGGTTGGCGATCAGGATGCCAGATCTTCGCCATTTCCTTATAAGCCTGGCGCACGTCTTCAAACGATGCCCCAGGCTTCAATCCCAAAATCTTATAGCACTTCTCTAGTTCATCCATTTCATCACCATAGCATCTTCTCCCAAAAGCGATTCATGCCAACAAACGTCACATACTAAAGACTTTCTTTGATTCCAACCCAATCCCTGCGCTTAATGGTCTCTAGTGCCGCTCTGGAGGGCATAAAAAAGGGAGGCGATCGCCTCCCTAATCCTCGTTTCGTACAGCTTAGAATGAGCCGTACGAGTTGCTTTTGTTAAGCCTACTTTACGGATACCTTGGCACCAGCTTCTTCAAGCTGCTTCTTCGCATCTTCAGCGGCATCTTTCGCAACGGCTTCTTTAACAGCCTTAGGTGTTGCTTCTACCATATCCTTCGCTTCCTTCAAGCCTAGGCCAGTCAGGGCACGAACGACTTTCAGAACCGCAATCTTCTTGTCAGCCGGAACTTCATCCAGAATAACGTCGAATTCGGTCTTCTCTTCTTCAGCTTCAGCAGGAGCCGCAGCAGCACCAGGCATGGCCATCATCATGCCACCCACAGGAGCCGCAGCACTCACACCAAACGCTTCCTCGATTTGCTTGACGAGTTCAGCCGCTTCCAGCAGAGTCAGGCTTTTTAGCTTCTCAAGAATTTCATCAGTTGCAGCAGACATTTCTAATCTCCTTTGTTGAACCAAAACAAAACATCAATCTTGAATTGCCCCCATGAATGGAGCAAACAATCCAGACAAGCGTTCTAAGCCGCTTTGTCCTGCTCGGATACCGCCTGAATACCGCGAGCCAAAGACGAGGGAACCTCTTTGATACCCACAGCAACTTTGGTCGCCAGAGCATTGAGGGCACCTGCGATTTGAGCGTAAAGCTGCTCCTTGGACGGCAGATCTCCTAGGGCTTCAATCTGATCTTTTGTGAGGGCTTTACCCTCCATTACGCCGCCGCGCAACTCAGTCTTTTTAGACACCTTTTGGAATTCCTTGTAGGCTTTGACTGCGCCGGAGACATCCTCTTTAACGACTAGGAATGCAGAGGATTCCTTCAGGAACTCCTGCATCGGCTGCCAGTTTTCGTCTCCCTCAACGGCAATCCGCATCAGGGTATTTTTAGTGATCTTGCAGACACCGCCTTTCGCACGCAATCGATTGCGTAAGTCAGCAATTTCAGCTACCGACAGACCTTTGTAGTCGATTACAAACGTCAGCTGGGCATCGCTCAGAAGCTCTTTGAGTTCTGCAACGATCTCCTTTTTATCTTCTAACGTTCTCCCCATTCCATATCACCTCCTTGTAAGCGGGGACAGTTACCAAACTTTTTCACCCAAACCCATAAGCTCTAAACGCATGTCCATAGAAAGCAAAACCCCGACGAAGGAATGCCGGGGCTGACTCATCTCACGATTGCTTAATCCGGTTAAGCGGAAAAGGTCTTCGAGAAGCGAATGCTCCCTCGGCAGGATAATTCAGCTAACAATGTCAGCACCTGCTGTCTACGGTTGCCTATGCAGTTTTAGAGAATGTCCCTTGACGTCCTCCTGGACTTCCTATCCAGCGTTGGGTGAATTAAAAGAAACTCAAAATTTAAGCAGCATCCGTTAACTTTAGGTCACGGAGTGCGTTGACATCAATTTGGATCGAAGGACCCATCGTAGATGATACATAAACGCTTTGCCAGTAGCGACCCTTTGCGCCTGAGGGACGGTTCCGATCAATACACTCCTGCAATGCCTTCAGGTTCGTCAACAGGTCTTCAGCGGAAAACGAAACCTTACCAAACATAACATGGACAATACCTGTCC
The window above is part of the Synechococcales cyanobacterium T60_A2020_003 genome. Proteins encoded here:
- the rplL gene encoding 50S ribosomal protein L7/L12, producing the protein MSAATDEILEKLKSLTLLEAAELVKQIEEAFGVSAAAPVGGMMMAMPGAAAAPAEAEEEKTEFDVILDEVPADKKIAVLKVVRALTGLGLKEAKDMVEATPKAVKEAVAKDAAEDAKKQLEEAGAKVSVK
- a CDS encoding 50S ribosomal protein L10, coding for MGRTLEDKKEIVAELKELLSDAQLTFVIDYKGLSVAEIADLRNRLRAKGGVCKITKNTLMRIAVEGDENWQPMQEFLKESSAFLVVKEDVSGAVKAYKEFQKVSKKTELRGGVMEGKALTKDQIEALGDLPSKEQLYAQIAGALNALATKVAVGIKEVPSSLARGIQAVSEQDKAA